One part of the Terrimicrobium sacchariphilum genome encodes these proteins:
- a CDS encoding winged helix-turn-helix transcriptional regulator: MNYIDCPVTRTLNVMGGRWKPVLLHYLMEKPRRAGELTRLIPQASPKMLTQQLRELETDNIVHRKVYHQVPPKVEYSLTDFGESLRPVMDALCAWGKIHASKVEAAEKSADTLRQVTAGHCPARESSQLP; the protein is encoded by the coding sequence ATGAACTACATCGATTGCCCGGTTACCCGCACTTTGAATGTAATGGGAGGCCGATGGAAACCTGTTCTGCTCCATTACCTGATGGAAAAACCGAGACGGGCTGGAGAACTGACGCGCCTCATTCCCCAAGCCAGCCCGAAGATGCTTACCCAACAACTCCGCGAACTCGAAACCGACAACATCGTCCATCGCAAGGTGTACCACCAGGTTCCGCCGAAGGTGGAATATTCGCTCACCGATTTCGGAGAGTCCCTCCGCCCGGTCATGGACGCGCTCTGCGCCTGGGGAAAGATTCACGCTTCCAAGGTGGAGGCGGCGGAGAAAAGCGCGGATACTTTGCGTCAAGTCACTGCCGGACATTGCCCCGCTCGGGAGTCCAGCCAGCTCCCATAA
- a CDS encoding 5'-nucleotidase: MAYPIEKKLVIAISSSAVFNMTDADQVFREQGEETYREHQRTHLDIPFSKGVAFPFIRRLLHLNQVFKKELPVEVVVLSRNDPDSGRRFFASCEHYKLNISRGAFLCGKDPYPYIESFNASLFLSANDNDVRGALNAGMPAGLVLPTKAPDTPDSDELRVAFDFDGVLAGDEAEQVYQEKGLDLFHNAEVINANKPLKPGPLHDLAKKLSYWQKFEAKRKKEDSNFRPLLRVAIVTARNAPAHARFVRTLEEWGLTATETFFMGGIDKSRVLRVFKPHLFLDDQISHLKGVADEIPCVHIPFGIVNRKQATS, from the coding sequence GTGGCTTACCCGATAGAGAAGAAACTAGTTATCGCCATCTCCAGCAGCGCAGTGTTCAACATGACCGATGCTGACCAAGTTTTTCGAGAACAAGGCGAAGAAACCTATCGAGAGCATCAGCGCACCCACCTAGATATTCCGTTTTCAAAAGGTGTCGCATTTCCCTTCATCAGAAGGTTACTACATTTAAATCAGGTTTTCAAAAAAGAACTGCCAGTTGAAGTTGTTGTATTGTCGAGAAACGACCCAGATTCTGGAAGGCGCTTTTTCGCAAGTTGTGAGCACTATAAACTCAATATCTCGCGAGGTGCATTTTTGTGCGGAAAAGATCCATACCCATACATTGAATCATTTAACGCCTCATTGTTCTTGAGCGCAAATGACAACGATGTTCGCGGAGCCCTAAATGCCGGAATGCCCGCTGGCCTTGTACTTCCAACGAAGGCGCCAGACACCCCAGACTCTGACGAGTTACGCGTGGCTTTTGACTTTGATGGAGTTCTCGCAGGCGATGAAGCAGAACAGGTATATCAAGAAAAGGGACTCGATCTGTTTCATAATGCGGAAGTAATAAACGCCAACAAGCCATTAAAGCCTGGCCCACTTCATGACCTTGCTAAAAAGCTATCGTATTGGCAAAAATTTGAAGCAAAAAGAAAAAAGGAAGATTCAAATTTTAGGCCACTACTTAGAGTTGCTATCGTCACCGCTAGAAACGCCCCAGCTCACGCGCGATTTGTAAGAACTCTGGAAGAGTGGGGGCTAACGGCAACGGAAACATTCTTTATGGGCGGGATTGATAAGAGCCGCGTACTCCGTGTCTTCAAACCCCATCTATTTCTTGATGACCAGATCTCTCACCTAAAAGGAGTTGCCGACGAGATCCCCTGCGTACACA
- a CDS encoding pirin family protein: MQTTTFKTNQTASGDETTPRVTKLAADRRGRTKFGWLDSRHSFSFGEYFDPDHMGYRSLRVINDDIVSPGVGFGMHPHRDAEIFTYVISGALQHRDSMGNQGVIRPGNLQYMSAGDGVLHSEMNASPSEAVHFLQIWLRPNEHGGSPRYSERPLGDAARPDALTLLFAPEARDGAVAIRQDAEISFGKLGAGKTLSIDVPEGRGVWVHQITGELTTAGECLTPGDAVSIEGATKLDLTARRDAEFLVFVL; encoded by the coding sequence ATGCAGACGACAACCTTCAAGACCAATCAAACCGCCAGCGGCGACGAAACCACGCCCCGCGTGACCAAGCTCGCCGCCGACCGGCGCGGTCGCACGAAGTTCGGCTGGCTCGACAGCCGCCACAGCTTTTCCTTTGGCGAATACTTCGACCCCGACCACATGGGCTACCGCTCGCTGCGCGTCATCAATGACGACATCGTCTCGCCCGGTGTAGGCTTCGGGATGCACCCGCACCGCGACGCCGAGATCTTCACCTACGTCATCTCCGGCGCGCTCCAGCACCGCGACAGCATGGGCAACCAGGGCGTCATCCGCCCCGGCAACCTGCAATACATGAGCGCAGGCGACGGCGTCCTGCACAGCGAGATGAACGCCTCGCCGTCCGAGGCCGTCCACTTCCTGCAAATCTGGCTGCGCCCGAATGAACACGGCGGCTCGCCGCGCTACTCCGAGCGCCCGCTCGGCGACGCGGCCCGGCCCGACGCGCTCACCCTGCTCTTCGCTCCCGAAGCCCGCGACGGCGCGGTGGCGATCCGCCAGGACGCCGAGATTTCCTTCGGCAAGCTCGGAGCAGGCAAAACCTTAAGCATCGACGTCCCGGAAGGTCGCGGCGTCTGGGTCCACCAGATCACCGGCGAACTCACCACCGCAGGCGAATGCCTCACTCCCGGCGACGCCGTCTCGATCGAAGGCGCCACGAAGCTCGACCTCACCGCCCGCCGCGACGCCGAGTTCCTCGTCTTCGTCCTGTAA
- a CDS encoding CBS domain-containing protein: protein MCQIEEKLKDISDSLKKGTAPQKETVRTFLSWFGSERRGWRTVTWIRETLKKYDLITYPDFESTYIDEYISFFISKGDESTYTTPTLSDPTYRVGRLPAANNRPSSVKPDSTLQQIITIMLTSDYSQVPVMTSSRDVKGIVSWKTIGSRLALKKTCAFARDCMEPAQTISSEASLFSAISIITTSDYVLVRSSDHQISGIITASDFNEQFQILAEPFILIGEIENGIRRMLYGKFTLPELKIAKSPSDEQREINGISDLTFGEYIHLLEQEKYWKKLNLEIDRSEFVKQLDKIRLIRNDVMHFDPDGLDQTDLCSLREFAQFLRRLRDVGAM from the coding sequence ATGTGCCAAATCGAGGAAAAGCTAAAAGACATATCGGACAGTCTAAAAAAAGGCACTGCACCTCAAAAAGAGACCGTCAGAACCTTCTTGTCGTGGTTTGGATCTGAGCGGAGAGGATGGCGAACCGTAACCTGGATAAGAGAAACGCTGAAAAAATACGACCTCATCACTTATCCAGATTTCGAATCTACTTACATAGACGAATATATTTCCTTTTTTATCTCCAAGGGAGACGAATCAACATACACTACGCCCACACTTTCTGACCCAACCTACAGAGTCGGTCGACTGCCTGCAGCAAACAATCGCCCGTCATCCGTCAAACCCGACAGCACCTTACAGCAAATCATTACGATAATGCTTACAAGCGACTACTCTCAAGTCCCAGTAATGACAAGCTCCCGAGATGTCAAAGGCATCGTGAGCTGGAAGACAATCGGCAGTCGGCTCGCTCTTAAAAAAACTTGCGCTTTCGCACGAGACTGCATGGAGCCCGCTCAAACGATATCCTCTGAGGCCTCGTTATTCTCTGCAATCTCAATAATTACAACATCCGATTACGTTCTCGTTCGCTCCAGTGATCATCAAATTTCAGGAATAATAACTGCGAGCGATTTTAACGAGCAATTCCAAATATTAGCGGAGCCGTTTATTTTGATTGGCGAAATTGAAAATGGAATACGTCGCATGCTGTATGGTAAATTTACTCTACCTGAACTAAAAATCGCAAAATCCCCAAGCGATGAACAGCGAGAGATTAACGGCATCTCCGATTTGACATTTGGCGAATACATTCACCTTCTTGAACAAGAAAAATATTGGAAAAAGCTAAACCTTGAAATAGATCGCTCCGAATTCGTCAAACAACTCGATAAAATCAGGCTGATTCGCAACGACGTAATGCACTTCGATCCTGATGGTTTAGATCAGACGGATCTCTGTTCATTGAGAGAGTTCGCACAATTTCTCCGCAGATTACGTGATGTCGGCGCAATGTAG
- a CDS encoding NAD(P)H-dependent oxidoreductase — protein MQVLIVFAHPEPTSLTRQLVQVSVETLEKEGHDVVLSDLYGMKWKAVFDADDFPVRANPERLSFIEESGHAYASGNQTADVVAEQAKLISADAVILQFPLWWFGVPAILKGWIERVYAYGFGYGFEDGTNRFRYGDGMLKGKRALVSVTLGGPEVDYGPRGINGPLDHILFPLTHGALFYPGMAVLPIHAVYGAAHLKTAEEIEVVKAGWQHRVEGLFTDEPIPFRSQNGGDFPDRHTLRDDVAPGVTGFPAHIA, from the coding sequence ATGCAGGTATTGATCGTCTTTGCGCATCCGGAGCCAACATCGCTGACCCGCCAGCTCGTGCAAGTCTCTGTTGAGACCCTTGAGAAAGAGGGTCATGACGTCGTGCTTTCGGACCTTTATGGAATGAAATGGAAGGCGGTCTTTGACGCCGATGATTTTCCCGTCCGGGCGAACCCGGAGCGGCTGTCCTTCATTGAGGAGTCTGGGCATGCTTACGCGAGCGGAAATCAGACGGCCGATGTCGTCGCGGAACAGGCAAAACTTATATCGGCGGATGCGGTGATCCTCCAATTTCCTCTGTGGTGGTTTGGTGTCCCGGCGATTCTGAAGGGGTGGATCGAGCGGGTTTACGCCTATGGGTTTGGCTATGGATTTGAGGATGGCACGAACCGGTTCCGGTACGGCGACGGGATGCTGAAGGGAAAGAGGGCTCTTGTCTCCGTGACGCTCGGCGGTCCGGAGGTGGACTATGGCCCGCGTGGGATCAATGGGCCGCTCGATCACATTCTCTTCCCTCTGACGCACGGCGCGCTCTTTTACCCCGGCATGGCTGTCCTGCCGATTCACGCCGTATATGGAGCCGCCCACCTTAAGACCGCAGAGGAAATCGAGGTGGTCAAAGCAGGCTGGCAGCATCGCGTCGAGGGGCTTTTCACCGACGAGCCCATCCCTTTTCGCTCACAGAACGGAGGAGACTTTCCCGACCGGCATACGCTCAGGGATGATGTGGCTCCCGGGGTGACCGGTTTCCCCGCGCATATTGCATAG
- a CDS encoding Fpg/Nei family DNA glycosylase encodes MPELAEVEYFRKQWDAGIGGKILRVATHPKARLFRGIDMPTMEQTLTGAKLLGSAAHGKQMLFRFSTATLGVHLGMTGKLHTADPDFEPAKHDHLVLYEKSVALIFTDFRLFGRVLFSPGKADPDWWTALPPQVTAPDFTKDAVAAFLARRKQAPIKAVLLMQERFPGIGNWMADEILWRAHLLPSRRSGTLTPEETTILWKETREVSRQALKTIGERWEDPPDTWLFHHRWEKDHACPRCGLDLHRAQVGGRTTCWCAKCQH; translated from the coding sequence ATGCCTGAACTCGCCGAGGTTGAATATTTCCGTAAGCAATGGGACGCCGGGATCGGCGGCAAAATCCTCCGCGTCGCCACGCACCCGAAGGCCCGCCTCTTTCGCGGCATCGACATGCCCACGATGGAGCAGACCCTCACCGGCGCAAAGCTCCTCGGCTCCGCCGCGCATGGGAAGCAGATGCTCTTTCGCTTCAGCACCGCCACGCTCGGCGTCCACCTCGGCATGACCGGCAAGCTCCACACCGCCGACCCCGACTTCGAGCCCGCCAAGCACGACCACCTCGTCCTTTACGAAAAATCCGTCGCGCTCATCTTCACCGACTTCCGCCTCTTTGGCCGCGTCCTGTTCAGTCCCGGCAAGGCGGACCCGGACTGGTGGACCGCCCTGCCTCCGCAAGTCACCGCTCCGGATTTTACCAAGGACGCCGTCGCCGCCTTCCTCGCCCGCCGCAAGCAGGCCCCGATCAAAGCCGTGCTCCTCATGCAGGAGCGCTTCCCCGGCATCGGCAACTGGATGGCCGACGAAATCCTCTGGCGCGCCCACCTCCTCCCCTCCCGCCGCAGCGGCACCCTCACCCCGGAGGAAACCACCATCCTCTGGAAAGAAACCCGCGAAGTCTCCCGTCAGGCCCTCAAAACGATCGGCGAACGCTGGGAAGACCCGCCGGACACCTGGCTCTTCCATCACCGCTGGGAAAAAGACCACGCCTGCCCCCGCTGCGGCCTCGACCTCCACCGCGCCCAAGTCGGCGGCCGCACCACCTGCTGGTGCGCCAAGTGCCAGCACTAG